One window from the genome of Cyclobacterium amurskyense encodes:
- the gcvH gene encoding glycine cleavage system protein GcvH: MKFPEDLKYTKDHEWVKIDGETVTVGITDFAQKELGDIVFIEVETVGDSMDTGEVFGTVEAVKTVSDLFMPIAGEILEMNSLLEDSPELVNEDPYGDGWMIKVKRTQETETDLLSPEEYKNLIGQ, encoded by the coding sequence ATGAAATTTCCAGAAGATTTAAAATATACCAAAGACCACGAATGGGTCAAGATAGACGGTGAAACTGTCACTGTCGGAATAACCGATTTCGCTCAAAAGGAATTGGGAGACATTGTTTTTATAGAAGTAGAAACAGTGGGTGATTCCATGGATACCGGTGAGGTATTTGGAACAGTAGAAGCAGTAAAAACTGTTTCGGATTTATTTATGCCTATCGCAGGTGAAATTCTGGAGATGAACAGCCTTCTGGAAGATTCTCCGGAATTGGTGAATGAAGATCCTTACGGAGATGGCTGGATGATTAAGGTAAAGCGCACTCAAGAAACTGAGACTGACTTGCTATCTCCTGAAGAATACAAAAACCTTATCGGTCAGTAA
- a CDS encoding VanZ family protein: MREKVVLALLWSFGMAYALFSPASKVPSLPKFYGSDKLIHFGIFVGMAFLWDRVIRQQADEKKKKSNKLFTKYLVLWIFIAILTEYLQRLVPGRSFDYFDIITNIIGVITGTGIFVYLNKRGSVLV; this comes from the coding sequence TTGAGAGAAAAAGTCGTTCTTGCTCTTCTTTGGTCTTTTGGCATGGCTTATGCTTTATTTAGCCCAGCGAGCAAAGTGCCTAGTTTACCAAAGTTTTACGGATCAGATAAGCTGATTCATTTTGGAATATTTGTTGGCATGGCTTTTCTTTGGGATAGAGTAATCCGCCAACAAGCGGATGAAAAGAAGAAAAAAAGCAATAAATTATTCACTAAATATTTAGTTTTATGGATTTTTATTGCTATATTGACAGAGTATTTACAAAGATTAGTACCGGGAAGGTCATTTGACTATTTTGATATTATCACAAATATTATAGGCGTAATTACAGGTACAGGTATTTTTGTTTATTTAAATAAGAGGGGTAGCGTCCTTGTATAA
- a CDS encoding energy transducer TonB: protein MEAKKTPKADLTKKTGMFLNLGLMVSVGLVLFAFEYKSFDDGLLKDLGSIDDDFEELLDIPITEQPPPPPPPVEQPEIKEIPDEVEIEEKIEVNFDVDVQEETVIKEVVIEEAPVEEKADEIFDVVENMPTPPGGMEGWNKYLSKNLKYPTQARRMGIEGTVYVVFVVNTDGSIQDVGILRGVGGGCDEEAVRVVKNAPSWEPGRQRGRPVRVKMRLPIRFKLS from the coding sequence ATGGAAGCCAAAAAAACACCAAAAGCTGACTTAACCAAAAAGACGGGCATGTTCCTAAATCTTGGTTTAATGGTTAGTGTTGGTCTGGTCCTCTTTGCCTTTGAGTATAAATCATTTGACGATGGTTTGCTTAAAGACCTTGGATCGATCGATGATGACTTTGAAGAATTATTAGACATTCCAATCACGGAACAGCCACCACCACCGCCGCCTCCAGTAGAGCAGCCGGAAATTAAAGAGATTCCTGATGAAGTTGAAATCGAAGAAAAAATTGAAGTAAATTTCGATGTTGATGTTCAGGAAGAAACGGTAATCAAGGAAGTAGTTATTGAAGAAGCTCCTGTAGAAGAAAAAGCAGATGAGATCTTTGATGTTGTGGAAAACATGCCTACCCCTCCGGGTGGAATGGAAGGTTGGAACAAGTATTTGTCTAAAAACCTTAAGTACCCAACCCAAGCAAGAAGAATGGGTATAGAAGGAACGGTATACGTAGTATTTGTTGTGAATACTGATGGATCTATCCAAGATGTTGGTATCCTTAGGGGTGTTGGCGGTGGATGTGATGAAGAAGCCGTAAGAGTAGTTAAAAATGCTCCTTCATGGGAACCAGGAAGACAAAGAGGTCGACCAGTAAGAGTAAAAATGAGATTACCTATTCGATTTAAATTAAGCTAA
- a CDS encoding DUF2237 family protein, protein MNENFMALFYYLPILLLLMANNAFGEALIPCCFSPRTGFYRDGYCQTDEQDTALHT, encoded by the coding sequence ATGAATGAAAATTTCATGGCACTTTTTTATTACCTACCTATCCTCCTCCTACTTATGGCCAATAATGCATTCGGCGAAGCCCTTATCCCCTGCTGTTTCTCCCCAAGAACTGGATTCTATAGAGATGGCTATTGCCAAACTGATGAACAAGACACAGCCTTACATACGTAA
- the tnpC gene encoding IS66 family transposase, giving the protein MENETIDYKKLYEQELQAHQESLLTISEKESAIADLQHELEKFRGYIFGTKSEKRTANVGLNQMGLFELGTTQAVQEELSESVPTTEQKTTPKKRAKGTSRMSLPEELRREEVVIEPKESTEGCVQIGQEVTEVLEVVPASFYVKRYVRPKYARPNGEGILIGTLPDRVIEKGIPSESVIAQLIVDKYVYGMPLHRQLDKYSKMGVRIPASSASDWVIKGWEQLKPLSDLLSMVVLSQKYLQVDETPIKVLDRDNKKGIHQGFMWLYHAPVDRLVLFDYRKGRDRSGPKEMLADFKGIIQTDGYKVYDSLYGKHDTIHLTFCMAHARRKFVEALNDNEEQANHVLDEMQLLYKLEAQMREKGYDYLQKTKERKEHATPVLDRLGQWLEKHQYSHRPTSPMGKAIEYTRSRWAGLSVYALHGQMEIDNNLVENAVRPLAIGRKAYLFAGSHKAAEMTAAMYSFMASCKKNKINEFEWLKDVFERIQSHKQKDLYQLLPSNWEKHKIK; this is encoded by the coding sequence ATGGAAAATGAGACAATCGACTACAAAAAGCTATATGAGCAAGAGCTCCAAGCCCATCAGGAGTCATTGTTGACCATCTCCGAAAAGGAAAGTGCAATAGCAGACCTACAGCATGAACTTGAAAAGTTCAGGGGGTATATTTTTGGCACCAAGAGTGAAAAGAGAACCGCTAATGTGGGACTAAATCAGATGGGGCTTTTCGAGCTAGGCACTACCCAAGCTGTACAAGAGGAGCTTTCCGAGTCAGTACCTACCACAGAGCAAAAAACCACTCCAAAGAAAAGAGCCAAGGGCACCTCTCGTATGAGCCTTCCCGAAGAGCTCAGAAGGGAAGAAGTGGTGATAGAGCCAAAAGAATCCACTGAAGGTTGTGTACAGATAGGTCAGGAAGTAACCGAAGTATTGGAAGTAGTTCCGGCATCTTTTTATGTGAAACGCTACGTGCGTCCAAAATACGCAAGACCGAACGGTGAAGGCATCCTCATTGGTACATTACCAGATAGAGTAATAGAAAAGGGAATACCTTCAGAATCAGTGATTGCTCAACTTATCGTAGACAAATATGTCTACGGAATGCCGCTTCACAGGCAGCTGGATAAATACAGCAAGATGGGCGTAAGAATCCCTGCTTCGAGTGCCTCTGACTGGGTAATTAAGGGCTGGGAACAGCTCAAGCCACTCTCCGATCTACTCAGTATGGTAGTCCTAAGTCAAAAATACCTTCAGGTAGACGAAACGCCTATAAAAGTGTTAGATAGAGATAACAAAAAAGGTATTCATCAGGGGTTCATGTGGCTTTATCATGCGCCGGTAGATAGACTAGTACTCTTTGATTACAGAAAAGGAAGGGATCGCTCGGGTCCCAAAGAAATGCTTGCTGACTTTAAGGGTATCATCCAAACGGATGGCTACAAGGTGTATGATTCCCTTTATGGGAAGCATGACACTATTCATTTAACGTTTTGTATGGCACATGCCAGACGCAAGTTTGTAGAAGCGCTCAATGACAATGAAGAACAGGCAAACCATGTCCTTGATGAGATGCAACTACTCTATAAGCTGGAAGCACAGATGAGAGAAAAGGGGTATGACTATCTACAGAAAACGAAGGAGAGAAAAGAGCATGCCACTCCTGTGCTGGACAGATTAGGGCAATGGCTGGAAAAGCACCAATACAGCCATAGGCCAACAAGTCCAATGGGCAAGGCTATAGAATATACGAGGTCAAGATGGGCAGGACTGAGTGTTTATGCACTTCATGGACAAATGGAAATAGACAATAACCTGGTTGAAAATGCCGTTCGTCCACTAGCTATAGGTCGTAAAGCGTATCTATTTGCAGGATCGCACAAGGCTGCGGAGATGACAGCAGCCATGTATTCTTTCATGGCCAGCTGCAAAAAGAACAAAATTAATGAGTTTGAATGGCTCAAGGACGTATTCGAAAGAATCCAGAGCCACAAGCAAAAAGATCTCTATCAACTACTACCTTCCAATTGGGAGAAACATAAAATCAAGTAG
- the tnpB gene encoding IS66 family insertion sequence element accessory protein TnpB (TnpB, as the term is used for proteins encoded by IS66 family insertion elements, is considered an accessory protein, since TnpC, encoded by a neighboring gene, is a DDE family transposase.): protein MLALSSSCRYFLYDKPTDMRFGINALSGLVRNKLGFDPMNGDVFIFIGKRGNQIRLLQWDKDGFALYIKKLERGTFERPILTGTAITSTQLSFLLQGVRLESVRYRTRYTPLKRA, encoded by the coding sequence ATGCTTGCGCTATCCTCTTCATGTCGTTACTTTTTATATGATAAGCCCACTGATATGCGTTTTGGTATCAATGCCCTTTCTGGACTGGTACGTAACAAGCTTGGTTTTGACCCCATGAATGGAGATGTGTTCATTTTTATTGGCAAGCGAGGCAACCAAATCCGACTTTTGCAATGGGACAAAGATGGTTTTGCCTTATATATCAAAAAGTTGGAACGAGGCACTTTTGAACGTCCTATTCTCACCGGAACAGCCATTACGAGTACTCAACTCAGCTTCCTCTTACAGGGGGTAAGGCTAGAATCGGTACGCTACAGAACCCGATACACACCCTTAAAAAGGGCATGA
- the tnpA gene encoding IS66 family insertion sequence element accessory protein TnpA — translation MKRQTESNMRKLYQEWLSSGVSRSEFSDMHGIVRTTFYYWTKKFSTQEEETTNGKAFQLLDPIPSVGRVGRVIAHIHYPSGISLEIYDGVSPEFIKTLLV, via the coding sequence ATGAAAAGACAGACAGAAAGCAATATGCGCAAACTTTATCAAGAATGGTTATCCTCAGGGGTTAGCAGATCAGAATTTTCCGATATGCATGGTATTGTTCGAACAACTTTTTATTATTGGACCAAAAAATTTAGCACACAGGAAGAAGAAACTACTAATGGAAAAGCTTTCCAATTGCTGGACCCTATCCCATCTGTTGGTCGAGTTGGCCGAGTAATAGCGCATATTCATTATCCTTCAGGAATCAGCCTGGAAATCTATGATGGGGTCTCACCTGAGTTTATTAAAACGCTTCTTGTCTAA
- a CDS encoding DUF2237 domain-containing protein gives MSDGYLHTVCAVMTEEFLNFSLATGNDLITPRPEFNFPGLKPGDKWCICLTRWLHAYQENKAPGVLLEATHEKTLELISLEELVKFAVKN, from the coding sequence TTGTCGGATGGATACTTACATACGGTTTGTGCCGTTATGACTGAAGAGTTTTTAAATTTCAGCCTTGCTACTGGCAATGACTTAATCACTCCCAGACCCGAATTTAACTTCCCTGGACTCAAGCCGGGAGACAAATGGTGTATATGCCTAACAAGATGGCTACATGCTTATCAGGAGAACAAAGCACCAGGAGTCCTACTTGAAGCAACGCATGAAAAGACACTGGAGCTTATAAGTCTTGAAGAATTGGTAAAATTCGCAGTTAAAAATTAA
- a CDS encoding NUDIX domain-containing protein has protein sequence MAYTYDYPRPALTADAVVFCAEERKILLIKRRNPPFQHKWALPGGFVDVNELPVQACIRELQEETGLRLKDGQLLGVYGEEGRDPRGWTVSVSFVFKIDKVLMDKVCPGSDSQEVAWYSISLLPELAFDHHEIIKAAGL, from the coding sequence ATGGCCTATACCTATGATTACCCTCGTCCTGCCCTTACTGCTGATGCGGTGGTTTTCTGTGCAGAGGAGCGAAAAATCTTATTAATAAAAAGAAGAAATCCTCCATTTCAGCATAAGTGGGCTCTTCCAGGAGGCTTTGTTGACGTGAATGAATTGCCTGTGCAGGCTTGTATTAGAGAATTACAGGAAGAAACTGGTCTTCGTCTCAAAGATGGCCAATTGTTAGGTGTTTATGGTGAGGAGGGAAGAGATCCAAGAGGATGGACAGTAAGTGTGTCATTTGTTTTTAAAATAGACAAAGTGCTAATGGATAAGGTATGCCCTGGTTCTGATAGCCAAGAGGTAGCATGGTACTCGATTTCATTACTTCCAGAGCTAGCATTTGATCACCACGAAATTATCAAAGCTGCTGGATTGTGA
- a CDS encoding 6-phosphogluconolactonase has protein sequence MNLHLSQSRNEMGIAAAKAVENKIESLLKEKEYIRIIFAAAPSQSEMLNYLTSSKRIPWNRIIAFHMDEYIGLSKDSPALFSNFLKRHLFDLVPFHQVHLLDGEGDPDVEVKRYSKLLNEAPIDIVCLGIGENGHIAFNDPPVADFNDPLAVKKVVLEESCRQQQVNDGCFEILQDVPETALTLTIPVLIKGRFLYCVVPGTTKRNAVYQSLFGEISTSCPASILRYSENCDLFLDGDSNPFPIQKPEAETNITAYNVLNNQPVLLNTKSNTLVQLPLDFAVDQYVGEGLVDIQINGIKGVDFNTTLTKPEAILEASKYLLSKGVTTYYPTIVTNGFDTILELVETINKACKAYPLVNSCVAGLHIEGPFISSKPGAKGAHPEEFTRNPSVEFLDQLQEISLKPIALITLAPELEGSEEFIKTCTNRGIRVSIGHSLATGDDVQMAKEAGASLATHLGNGVPLQLQRHPNIIWELMAQEGIHASIIADGFHLPPSFLKVVFRAKGDECLLVSDATCFAGMAPGEYDSPIGGQVVLEESGRLSMKGAKGLLAGAGKDLLENIDYLLESKLLPLSQAWKKASVLPSKYMAAGKVSNKDWVVFKLGDNKVNIQKVFKDGDLVCDNTTTQK, from the coding sequence ATGAATTTACATTTAAGCCAGTCCCGAAATGAAATGGGGATAGCAGCAGCCAAAGCTGTGGAAAATAAAATTGAATCACTTTTAAAAGAAAAGGAATATATAAGAATAATATTTGCAGCGGCTCCTTCTCAGAGTGAAATGCTGAATTACCTTACTTCTAGTAAGAGAATTCCTTGGAATCGGATTATTGCTTTTCATATGGATGAGTATATTGGTTTGTCTAAGGATTCCCCTGCACTTTTTTCTAATTTTCTAAAGAGACATTTATTTGATCTTGTTCCTTTTCACCAAGTCCATTTGCTTGATGGGGAAGGAGATCCTGATGTAGAAGTTAAAAGGTACTCAAAGTTGCTTAATGAGGCACCTATTGATATCGTATGTTTGGGGATTGGTGAAAATGGTCATATCGCTTTTAACGACCCTCCAGTTGCAGATTTTAATGATCCTTTGGCCGTTAAAAAAGTAGTATTAGAAGAATCATGTAGACAACAGCAAGTCAATGATGGTTGCTTTGAGATCCTGCAGGATGTTCCAGAAACGGCCTTGACATTGACCATTCCTGTTTTGATTAAAGGAAGGTTCCTGTATTGCGTAGTGCCAGGCACAACCAAAAGAAATGCTGTTTATCAATCTTTATTTGGTGAAATTTCAACTAGCTGTCCTGCTTCAATACTTCGGTATTCGGAAAATTGTGATTTGTTCTTGGATGGAGACTCTAATCCATTCCCAATTCAAAAACCGGAAGCAGAAACCAATATTACTGCCTATAATGTATTGAATAACCAACCCGTGTTATTGAATACTAAAAGCAATACGCTGGTGCAATTGCCGCTTGATTTTGCAGTAGACCAATATGTAGGTGAAGGCTTGGTGGATATTCAGATAAATGGTATTAAAGGAGTGGATTTTAATACCACTTTGACTAAGCCTGAGGCGATTTTGGAGGCAAGCAAATATTTGCTTTCTAAAGGGGTTACAACCTATTACCCAACGATTGTTACAAATGGCTTTGATACCATTTTAGAACTTGTAGAGACCATTAATAAGGCCTGTAAAGCTTATCCTTTGGTGAATTCCTGTGTTGCAGGTCTACATATTGAAGGACCTTTTATTTCTTCAAAGCCTGGAGCTAAAGGTGCCCATCCTGAAGAGTTTACTAGAAACCCTTCGGTAGAGTTTCTGGATCAACTTCAAGAAATATCTTTGAAGCCTATAGCTTTGATCACCCTGGCTCCCGAATTAGAAGGAAGCGAAGAATTTATTAAAACTTGTACCAATAGAGGAATAAGAGTATCTATTGGACATTCATTGGCCACAGGGGATGATGTGCAAATGGCAAAAGAGGCAGGAGCTTCTCTGGCCACCCATTTAGGTAACGGTGTTCCTTTACAGTTACAACGTCATCCCAATATTATTTGGGAGCTAATGGCTCAGGAAGGGATACATGCCAGTATAATTGCCGATGGTTTTCATTTACCTCCTTCCTTTTTGAAGGTAGTATTTCGTGCCAAAGGAGATGAATGTTTACTTGTAAGCGATGCTACTTGTTTTGCAGGTATGGCTCCAGGAGAATATGACTCACCTATTGGCGGGCAGGTTGTTCTTGAGGAAAGTGGAAGGTTGTCCATGAAAGGCGCCAAAGGGCTATTGGCAGGAGCAGGGAAGGACTTACTCGAAAATATAGACTACTTACTTGAAAGCAAGTTGTTGCCCTTGTCTCAAGCCTGGAAAAAGGCATCAGTGCTACCGTCCAAATACATGGCTGCTGGTAAGGTTTCAAATAAGGATTGGGTGGTATTTAAATTGGGTGACAATAAAGTGAACATCCAAAAGGTCTTTAAAGACGGGGATTTGGTTTGCGATAATACGACTACCCAAAAATGA
- a CDS encoding sodium:solute symporter family protein, giving the protein MKLNELDLVVIGMFFLLMIVIGVYAYFRNNDADDYFVAGGNLPWWLSGISHHVSGYSGAVFVAYAALAYTHGFSVYTWWALTIGISVLISAHVFPVYWVRLRKRYQIQSPLEFLEHRYNLWTQQVMAWSGVMLKLFDVGAKWAAIALLLNVFTGISLPVGVLISGGISLLYITFGGLWAVVITDFAQFIVQLLAGLVMFVVVLQHLGGIDGIFSMWDKLPEQNSQLFNEPYGVGFALAFLFINFLAYNGGQWNLATRYISSPNEKAATKAARLSGILYLVWPLILFFPMWAAPILLPDLADPSKSYGELTLLLLPSGLVGLVIASLFANTMSMTSSDINTISAVITRDILPNITKKVKKGKSSLFVARLTTFVFTLLTIIIAFQYEYFGGVLGLIISWFGALVGPIAIPMLFGLLPAFKKSGPVAAIGSIVAGLITFVITKNISSLSLALEISLPLIISTLTFIVLGFFETNRNVEKIADLLQSIEKE; this is encoded by the coding sequence ATGAAATTGAATGAATTGGACCTGGTGGTAATTGGCATGTTTTTCTTGCTAATGATTGTCATCGGTGTATACGCCTATTTTAGAAACAATGATGCTGATGACTATTTTGTCGCAGGTGGTAATTTGCCATGGTGGCTGTCAGGAATCTCACATCATGTGTCTGGATATAGTGGAGCTGTATTTGTTGCCTATGCCGCCTTGGCTTATACCCATGGTTTTTCTGTGTATACTTGGTGGGCATTGACGATTGGTATTTCTGTCTTAATTAGTGCACATGTGTTTCCTGTTTATTGGGTTAGGCTTAGGAAAAGATATCAAATTCAATCTCCATTGGAGTTTTTAGAACATCGTTATAATTTATGGACCCAACAGGTAATGGCTTGGAGTGGCGTTATGCTCAAGTTGTTTGATGTTGGAGCAAAATGGGCTGCTATAGCTCTTTTACTAAATGTTTTTACCGGTATTAGTCTACCCGTGGGCGTTCTTATATCAGGAGGGATTTCATTGCTGTACATTACTTTTGGTGGTCTATGGGCTGTTGTTATCACTGATTTTGCTCAATTTATTGTTCAGTTACTTGCTGGCTTGGTGATGTTTGTCGTAGTTTTACAACACTTGGGTGGAATAGATGGAATCTTTAGCATGTGGGATAAGCTTCCTGAGCAAAACAGTCAACTATTTAATGAACCATATGGAGTAGGATTTGCCCTGGCCTTCTTGTTTATAAATTTCCTTGCTTACAATGGCGGACAATGGAACCTGGCTACCAGATACATTTCCTCACCAAATGAAAAAGCGGCGACCAAGGCTGCAAGGCTTTCTGGAATATTGTACCTTGTATGGCCTCTTATCCTTTTCTTCCCAATGTGGGCTGCTCCGATTTTATTGCCAGATTTAGCAGATCCAAGTAAATCTTACGGAGAGTTAACACTACTATTATTGCCTTCAGGCTTAGTAGGCTTGGTAATTGCTTCGCTCTTTGCCAATACCATGTCCATGACTTCCTCGGATATAAACACCATTTCGGCTGTGATCACCCGAGATATTTTACCCAATATTACCAAAAAGGTGAAGAAAGGTAAATCATCCCTGTTTGTAGCAAGATTGACCACATTTGTATTTACATTGCTTACCATAATAATCGCTTTTCAATATGAATATTTTGGGGGCGTTTTAGGGCTTATTATTTCTTGGTTTGGCGCTTTAGTAGGGCCGATTGCCATTCCAATGCTGTTTGGTTTATTGCCCGCCTTTAAGAAAAGTGGACCTGTTGCAGCCATTGGTTCAATAGTCGCTGGTTTAATTACCTTTGTGATCACAAAAAATATAAGCTCTTTAAGCTTAGCTTTAGAAATTAGTTTGCCTTTAATAATATCTACCCTGACTTTTATAGTATTAGGTTTCTTTGAAACGAACAGGAATGTAGAAAAAATTGCTGATTTACTTCAGTCCATTGAAAAAGAATAA
- a CDS encoding Gfo/Idh/MocA family protein has product MKTRRNFILTSAMLASGLSLSAFSPFSYNEKRKESLRVGLIGCGSRGRGLASLMRNLPMVSLVACCDTIKENLDKGLTQADKGAKGYKDYRELLDQANVEAVIIATPLYLHFPMAMDAIDAGKHIYVEKTITYSIEEAEKLAQKVNGTSTVLQVGHQYRYYELYHKVKEIIDQGWCGQVTQFECQYHSNQSWRRPVNDPALEKHINWRMYKEFSGGLMTELCAHQIDIVNWFVGSSPEKVTGMGSLDFWKDGRENFDHVRATYYYPQGIMSSVSSVLTNAYKGYSINILGTEGTIEIMRDKAFIYAEPKKMELGTVDGVSGATVKNGSDGKAEPILFESKDGKNLDPTSYALMDFAACIREGRQPFCDVNKGRDTAIAVHLGNKAMEEEKFQYWSNL; this is encoded by the coding sequence ATGAAGACAAGAAGAAACTTTATACTTACAAGTGCCATGCTGGCATCAGGTTTAAGCCTCTCTGCTTTTTCTCCATTTTCTTATAATGAAAAAAGGAAAGAATCACTAAGAGTTGGATTGATAGGATGTGGAAGTCGTGGTAGGGGATTGGCTTCACTTATGCGAAATCTACCTATGGTGTCCCTTGTAGCTTGCTGTGACACCATTAAGGAAAATCTTGACAAAGGTCTTACCCAAGCAGATAAAGGTGCAAAAGGCTATAAAGACTATCGTGAGCTTCTTGACCAGGCCAATGTGGAGGCCGTAATAATTGCGACCCCTTTGTACTTGCATTTCCCGATGGCTATGGATGCTATAGATGCAGGCAAGCATATATATGTGGAGAAAACAATCACCTACTCCATTGAGGAAGCGGAAAAGTTGGCGCAAAAGGTGAATGGTACTTCCACGGTCTTACAAGTTGGTCATCAATACAGGTATTATGAACTGTATCATAAGGTAAAAGAAATTATTGATCAAGGATGGTGTGGGCAAGTGACACAATTTGAATGTCAATACCATAGCAATCAAAGCTGGAGAAGACCGGTAAATGATCCCGCTTTAGAAAAACATATTAACTGGCGTATGTACAAAGAATTTTCTGGAGGATTAATGACAGAACTTTGCGCCCACCAAATAGATATTGTCAATTGGTTTGTTGGCTCATCCCCTGAAAAGGTCACAGGCATGGGATCATTGGATTTCTGGAAAGATGGAAGGGAGAATTTTGATCATGTAAGGGCTACTTACTATTACCCTCAAGGCATCATGTCTAGTGTCAGTTCTGTTTTGACAAACGCATACAAGGGTTATTCTATAAATATTTTAGGAACAGAAGGAACCATAGAGATTATGAGGGATAAGGCATTTATTTACGCTGAACCTAAAAAAATGGAACTAGGAACAGTAGATGGTGTGTCTGGAGCTACAGTTAAAAATGGATCAGATGGAAAGGCAGAACCCATATTGTTTGAAAGTAAAGATGGTAAAAATCTGGATCCTACTTCTTATGCATTAATGGATTTTGCTGCTTGTATTAGGGAAGGTCGCCAGCCTTTTTGTGATGTAAATAAAGGTAGAGATACTGCCATTGCGGTGCATTTAGGCAATAAGGCCATGGAAGAAGAAAAATTCCAGTATTGGTCCAATCTTTAA
- a CDS encoding Gfo/Idh/MocA family protein has protein sequence MKNFEQLHRRTFIRSSVFAGLGMSLGFPSLGKSKATEKRVGIIGLDTSHSLAFTKVLNGNKDNENYHGYHVVAAYPYGSKTIASSADRIPDYINKIKEYGIDITDSIQELLEKVDVVLLETNDGRLHLEQAIEVFKSGKRVFIDKPIAASLKDSIAIFDAAKKYNVPVFSASSLRYIKGIEKLEGRIIVGADTYSPASIEPTHPDLFWYGIHGVETLFTALGPGCVSVTRTHTEFTDIVTGIWEDERWALSGALGLETLASEVPFLLTRVLLYLGPMVVMSLY, from the coding sequence ATGAAAAATTTTGAACAGTTACATCGCAGAACTTTTATTAGATCATCAGTATTTGCAGGCCTTGGTATGAGCCTAGGGTTTCCATCCTTAGGGAAATCTAAGGCGACCGAAAAACGAGTTGGTATAATCGGTTTAGACACTTCTCATAGTCTTGCTTTCACCAAAGTATTAAATGGAAACAAAGACAATGAAAATTATCATGGCTACCATGTAGTTGCTGCTTACCCTTATGGAAGTAAAACCATTGCTTCAAGTGCTGATCGAATTCCAGATTATATTAATAAAATCAAAGAATACGGCATTGACATAACTGACTCTATACAAGAATTATTAGAAAAGGTAGATGTGGTCCTATTGGAGACAAATGACGGACGGTTGCATTTAGAACAAGCTATAGAAGTATTCAAGTCGGGTAAACGTGTATTCATTGACAAACCTATTGCTGCTTCCTTAAAAGATTCCATAGCTATATTTGATGCTGCAAAGAAATACAATGTCCCTGTCTTTTCTGCCTCTTCACTAAGGTATATTAAGGGTATTGAGAAATTAGAGGGAAGAATAATTGTGGGGGCAGATACATATAGTCCTGCAAGTATCGAGCCTACTCATCCGGATTTGTTTTGGTATGGTATACATGGAGTAGAGACCTTATTTACGGCTTTAGGTCCTGGTTGTGTCTCTGTAACTCGCACACACACGGAGTTTACAGATATTGTGACAGGTATCTGGGAAGATGAAAGGTGGGCACTTTCAGGGGCACTAGGTCTGGAGACTCTGGCTTCGGAGGTACCGTTTTTACTGACAAGGGTGCTATTGTACTTGGGCCCTATGGTGGTTATGAGCCTTTATTAA